The genomic DNA TCGATCCCACGATTAAACACAGCGAATGAATCCGCTTCCGGTCTgatattttgacattttgatTAAGTTTGAATTCAAGTAGGTAATCGGTTTCCGTCAAAAACTCACACATTGCCGTGCCGTTCCATCCGTCGAGATAATTTCGCGTAATTCTGCTGTTTTTTCCCCCCAATTCACCGCACAGGAGTGGTAAATGGCGGTACCGTTGTGGTTCGCAGATTATTACGCGAAAATGATTCACCTCCGTCGGTTTATCTGTCGTGAATCTCGCACGCTCGTTCTCAGCCGCATTTTTCAGCGACATTTTCCGCAAATTGCGCACGCTTAGCGAAACATGTGCGGGCAGAAACGTCAACGAGGAAAAATTACCCGGACGATTAGCGGGAAATGTACGTATTTTCGATTCGCGTGTGATACGAGTAAGAAAGTGAACTGCGCCAAAGTACGAATGCTATGCACCGACATACTTAAATCGGAGACTTTCAAAGTTTGTTTTGCACACAACATTTATATAGCTTTCATTAATGTTATTATGATCCCCTTTAACTAAGtgcaattgtatgtacatattacagtcgtagtgtattttcagttgaaatatattccaactaagcgttttagattatatacatataatgtgttaCTCTAGATCTAGATCTATCCCCGATCGTTCTTTTCCTTATCTAGCTGGTAGCTCTGTTTTGAACTGGGTTGGTTCTAATGTTGATCTTGGAGTTGCTTTTCAGAGTGAATCTTAGTTCTCCAATCATATTGTTTCTGTGTTGCTCTGCTTCAAGGATGCTGGGGTTTGTTTTTCGCAATTTCCGACATTTCCATAATCCCATTGTTTTGAGGCTGCTGTACAATGTTCTGGTGAGAAGTATCATGGAGTAGGCCTCTATAATCTAGAGTCCTTCAGCTAAAACTCAATCCAACAAACTTGAgcttatccaaagacgctttctcCGACTTCTTTATAAGGAGAAATGTGGGTTTtatccatatttatttccttcaagATTTGTCATGGGAATGGTCGTCTATACTTCTCTAGAACACGGGAGGAATGTTGCCCTCTACAAGTTTTTGTTAGCTTTATTTAGGGTTTTTATCTCATATCAGTATATTCTGGCGGAGATtggccttcatgctccggagagtttgatctggacccgccatcgtcccctatttttatattcctcTGGCAAGAAATGAGGCATATCTCAATTCTGCaattcctcgtggcctccgtttcttaaactcactggatggtgccattgacatttgtcacatctatCGTCATTTGCTGCACCACTTCCTCGGTTACGACCAATTGGAACAGTTGAGTtagtttgttaatttatttttctctatttcttttcttctatttatgtatttttgctTGTTTTTTCATGTACTTTCTtcgattcttaatctgtttagcgcACTCTGCGCTTTGGAGAACTCCATTAGACGAGTGCGCATagtgatgtataataaaaataaaataaaatataaaatattcgaatacaattcaactagtaaattatatatctacaagcgcaaatacattttcaccaatgtgcaccagttgagatataatagttgagttttgacagctctgattttgtttaaatgctttagaattcaataatgcgttaatatttgctaggaaTTACGAATAAATGAGTACCGTATAACGgtaactctaagaatgtattcaaaacaaaaatgtgacttttcaactcattttcacgaaaacctaacctctccatcttatctggtaccaacttatagttgaactgtattttcagttgtagtatattgttgcgtaggggtgggttcagtaTCCAAATAAaagaccaaagtcgcttcacagcatttattcaacgattccagAGGTCTACACAGAACCACTGCTCATTCCAGAAAGATCttatctaccgtgtgtaccttcttataaaggacaagttgcacagcatagcTTCCTCGATCCATTAatttgtctattgtctaggcaagAAGTCTACCTTGGTGAATCGTGCGCACTCGCCCGGGTCTATGAGAATTCCGGCGTACCCTTTGTTCGGGCATTTACGTTAGCCTAGTCTCGAGtctcgttagcctaatccggggtctctattgttcacccacaaaTGTAATTatacagtggatactctctctcatgttcccacattacaatatttttaccaGATAGaatataattcgccatatgaatcaacttaagtgggttagacggaatatattccaagtagtagaaatatattacagctgaaaatacacttcaactataacggcagTTGAttccaggttagatggaatatattccatctaatctactcaaaaatatatacatacatatatacaactggaagatacacttacATAACTgtagcatacatacacatggcTAGTTTATCGCCATCACTGTTAAAACTCTCTTCAATATGcttctattatttaatattctGGTTGATATTCATTGAACTCCACCCATGCATTTTTTTCGGCGTTATTTCCATACCATTCAAATAGTCTTAAATTGCATGCATAAAATGTAtgcctttaatttttttcatagtaaaacattttcttcaatctcaaatgaatatttttttacaatgtttaCGGTTCTCTATTTGTGAATTCTAGgacgaaatattatatgaaaaaattttaaaacagatACGATGCATACCGTTCAGTATTCCGTTGTAATGTATGGTTGTGGCAAATTTTTGAATTACGGCAAATCGTTGAGTTGATTGGTAGGTCTACGCGTCCAatcatgattattattatatatacatattttcatgacGTTAATAACTTCATTGATGCTCGAAAAAATAATACTAGTCGCAAACATTATGTACATGTTGACGAGTAAAAAGCAATTTTTTGATCTTTGTATATAAGTACGTAAGTTGGGTTAGTATTCTACATATTACTTCTATTACGCTTTTATGGTCGGTAATTCGTATTGAAATGTATTGTTGCTGCGGTGGTGAATGTGTTAATGTGGAATATTATCGTATTTATTGCTCGTGGTCAATTTTGTACCGCACTCAGAAGTGagtcaaatgttttttataGTGCTATTGTTCTATGCaggtgaatatataatattatggacTGATTTGGATATGtgcatgtttataatataagctATTGAACATCTaaaggtggaaatattcacacattACCACCAGTTATTGGAATTTTTGACAACAATCAAGAGCGGCTCTATTCACATTATCATCATGAAGGAAATATTGGAAGGTGAAAATTCACCAAAACGGGGTAAAAAAATTTGCGATAATCTCTTTTCACTTTTCAAGGTAATCATATACCAGCAGCATAcatatcagtggttagcgtgttaTGCTTTCCATTTTGTGGTCACgtgttcaatccctggctgtgctgctggccagacattggatatgtgactccaaggtcgattgtttctcatcagagtttgccaatttatctgaatttcattgaaacggctccaacaaattggcaacctttaccgatttctcgcaattttcaagttttcaacatctcaaatttcgctgaatcgtataaaaaatactgcaaatttgtccataactgtctcgcaaattttcgagtttttcagcatatcgaaattttacaatttatattaaaaaatgctccgaaaatgtaagtttatcaaaaatgtattcatagatgtctctatgttgttctgttaaaattattccataAATTGTATGTCGATGTTTGTTTGCTCAATAACCAAGAagatgcattggggtttacctgttaggctttcctggtaaataaaaataaataatacatcaaAAACCCatcaaaacatatataaaaaaaaattcagaatcTGCAGCATTTAGATACTGCAGAATCTGCAATATCTGAAGTATTTAGAAAAATCGCATCAAAATTAAATGGCAACACTATTATCATATTAATATATACCAAAAATGTTTCGATACACTCATGTATGAATCTTCAGAAGAATCATACATAGTGATTTCAAAATAAACTAATGCCTTATGTGCATTCACGTGCACAGTGGTTTCGATGTtcaactattcaaaatataggGGAACTAAGCTAACCGGTTGCTCAACGAATGGAACCATCACTCAAGCGATTAATCACATTCCGAAGCAGAGAATCGACTGACAGACACAATAGAAGCGAAAGGGGATTTGACGTGACGTGACTCACCTATGAATCTTCATGTGGCTGCTGAGGTAGCCCCTGTCGTTGAAGTATTTGCCGCACACGTTGCACGTGGCCGCGAACTCCTTCGTGCCCTTGTGCACCGAAACGTGGTACTTGTAATTGCGAAGCTGCGAAAACGACTTGTCGCACTGGTCGCATCTGTAGCGAGCGCGAGACGCGTGCGAGGCCACGTGCGCGGCCAGGGTTGCGCGCGACGTGAACATCTTCGAGCACGAAGGGCACTTGGTGGCGCACGCGTCATCGTCCTCTTCGGCATCTTCCGGTGGTGTCGTGGTCTTTTGGTCGTTGGCGAACGTGTTGTTGTTGTCGTCGTTTATGGCGCTCTTCGCTGGAGGACTCTCAGTCGCCGGGTCCGAGCTGCTTCCGGTCGTTTCGGTTGGTCGCCACTCGGCTTCCGGTACCTGATGcatgaaatatttattcttaATTTGTTTTGGGTATGTGTGGTGGGTTTGTTTTAGGTCTCAATGTAAATATTCTAAGAATAGGTctttccatttattttattttttacatatatatctatatgtacatacatacacatacagtggtgtagtgctagataaaaaaacgtaaaggaggcttgtaaaaaagaaccaagtcggtgtttaatttttataacccccccccccctctccgcttttttccatacaaaaaaaaagttttatcctaatattggtagttgaaatatttatgaaaaaaaaatcaaataataattaacaaaaaacttgttgaaattatgatgtattttttttatattttataaaaagttccataatgcaccctcttcgacatctttgattttgcaaaacccgtgtttgtgtgttaacaacaacatttgcttttagcaatacTAAAACCAAATGTTGTAAAATGTCTCAATGTaaaaaatgaatacatacatacatacatatgtcaaaaaactcaaatttgaacatgtgaatttagagatgactattcatttaagctgagtttcctcattttatctatcctcaagtgcgtatggtcaatagttcaaagtaTGTTTTCTTTCTTAGTTTTGagtggttttaaattaaaaaaaaagttcattaaacgtctttaaagttttgaatgtgctcagattactattcgattgtggtcatcgagtgttagaacgagaatctgctcacaatatttggaatacaaaattttatatgaaattttagtcaaaatattgtttgattgtactcgaaaaacaatgtttatatcaatcaaaagtgccagggcggcgacctggcccgatcTGGCCCGACTAATAATGCAAATACCTATCGTGGTAAATTTTGAGGTCTgggggttcgatcccgtgagctgaccgattaaaaatagtttattctgagtataaccttcaatgctgctggtcaggcttgtatatttgtgactccaattcgatcgtttcctatcagagtttattgttgaaacggttccttcaacaaattggcaaaaattatccTATATTATTGTTGatacggttcctccatcaaattggcaaaaactgtCCTGtatcactatgtcaccactatttgaatttcatttacatatgtacaaattgaaATCCATGGaagtctcgttaatttcgattTTGCAGATAAATTATAACATATctctggatgtatgtatgtatgttgttaaAACAGATGGAGTGGTGCATGAATGCAGatttcgatttaaatataacattttgcgaaacgaataatgaaaaataattaagtatgttTGACGACTCACAATGCGTACCTTCTCTGGCTTTTCGCTGGCATCTGACAACTTAAACGTCACTTTAACCCATTTCATTACTTGCGAAAACGAACGTGAGACGTATAATTTTGACCAGAGTACTTTAGTTCATTTTTACAAGCCACATTATTGACGATGGTAATTTTTGCACGGGTGATTAAAGTGCAAATTGCCCACGGCAAACCCTTCGGCTCGACGCTAATGAGTCAATCATCCGTGAGTTTATGGTCGAGCGAAAATTATGTCGATAgcttaaagaatttttttttgtaattgtgatatatttacatcgcgatattgatgataatttttaaattacttgaaaTCGTCCAAGCGGATAATTTTTCATAGCATTTTAGggtttattattatgattttaaaattacagATCTACTTTCATTTATCAAGATCTAGAATGAGGTCTTTCGACTCATCGAAATATTTGAACCCAAACCTAATCTACAAAACTAGAATGACTATGAAGGCTAGTCTCCCAAAATgttttacctaaaatttaaaaattaagacaatctataaaaaacctaattaagaaatcaccaattccctgcgtaaactttgatcatgagtacgGCAAAGTCATCagtctgccatagcgagagggggggcgaaaaggaaaaaaacgatcagaataGTGTGGAatgatagacgtcaccgtgaacgaagatgcagtattttcaaacgtgtctattacgattatttttcaccatggtaatggcggacattTCTACTGATATTgatttactcgtctcttcaagtATTTAGGGAATTTTCACTCAGAATATTCTGAGTTATGTCTGTCAAACGccattctgaactatttttttctcaaaataacaaatatttacacagacttcttgagtacaaatatggcaagggactcgaCACACGAAATGATTCCCTcagaataaatacataagtgtggaccgcgcggaaacaaataacaAGGCCTtaaaatgttgcattctcgatcgattgttcgacaaatcattcagaagattaagttaggatatttctgttagtacaaaaatgaaaaattaaactcatcacttcaagacacattattataattcaaaaatttaaaaaagtgtatatattttttgttcatacctagtctCCTGTTATAAAAGTCACAGCACGCTACtggtacatttgtatatgtatttgttaatttttctcGAAAATAATTTTgccgaaattttttatttctccCATTTCTGCCCTAAAATTactgtttcaattttatttcttcgAATAAACCATTTTGTAATGTAAACGTTCGAAAATAAttcttaataatattttttcaataatttatacaCACGTCTAAGTAACCTTTGGCACAACcggttgtttttaaatattctgaGCTAACAGCCCAACGAACGACCGGTTTTTATCGCGGTCGAAAAGTTGCAATAAAAGCTCTCGGAGATTTGCGAGCTGAATGACGATGCAGTGAAAGCAATTGTATCAAGTGCATGCGAATTTCCGGAATAAACCGTAATACACCACATGTATTATATGgatgtaaatacatagatatattatatgcatatggtGCTTGTTTTTATGAgattatatcattttttaattaaataatatgatactgcaataaatatacgtatatctatacatatactattatttaattaaaaaatgatataatcTCATATATTGATTTACTCGTCTCTAAACAAGCaccatatgcatataatatattattatattatattatattattatgcatataaaatattaataataatattgcgtCCGAATATGACACCGTtttcatttatacatttttcaagATTTAAATGCCATTTAATGTGTATATCGATACATATTAAATGATACCTATTTTATAAATCGGAAGCAATACGTGTCGTACTGCGGCAGAGTTTTGAATACCCTACCCTTTCTGGTGTCCCTCAGGGTTCTAATATGGGTCCCCTGCTCTTCaacatatttattaatgatatttctaGTAAGTAATTTAAGTAATTGATCATtctgaatttttattgtttggtgacgatctcaaattattcaaatctaTTGGTGCCCATTGCGATTTGGCTGACCTTCAATAGGATTTGGTCGCGATTTCGAATTGGTCAACGATGAACTTGTTACCGTTTAACATCGAGAAATGCTGCTTTCGTAGCTTCACCGGATCGAGAAACCAATTTTATTATTCTTACCAATTAAATGGAATTGGGCTAAATTCGGTTGCGAGTTTCAGTGATCTGGGAATATTGTTCTGCGCGAATCTTGATTTTGAACGGCATTGATATTATTTGCTCGAGAGctcttaaaatcttaaaatgttGGGTTTCATAATTCGTGCTAGTTAATCTTTCCAGAGTGCCTTAGTACTCCGCATACTTTATAATTCGCTAGTACGAAGAATTCTCGAGTTCTCATCCATTATCTGGAGGTCTAGTGATAGGATCCATTATTTGAGAATCGAGAGAGTGCAGGAAAGGTTTCTCAGATATGCTTACTTGGTTCTAGGTTATAATTCCCTTGAGTCGCGGCGTACAGTATATCTGGgaaagcatttttataaattattgctTGGATTGGTgtgcaatcctcaaattcttacTGAATTGAAATTCAATGTTCCCAGCAAACTCCGAAATACTAGATACCGAGATTTATTCTCCTCACTTGAGGCACGTACTGATTTAATGGTTaccaggggcatcaagctcctcaaacGGATTTCTATTGGGTTGGATTTGTGCAATCTAAAATATattgatctggttgagggattgtttagtTTGGGATCgtagcattttatattttagcatttttataattttatatttgtgtagccatagtgacgacttagGGCTAAtatgtaaagtcactatggcgaaattgtatgaaaaataaataaataaatatgtgcaaACTTGTCCTCGTTGTTGAATATTTACAGCTATcttgataaatatgtacatatatacgttgtatatgtacatacatatatgtgagtgcATATGTGTAACTACACGTGCTTAAAATGTCGTGCGTTTCATCTTAACGATGAAAGTATACGAGGGCAATTTAAGGTTATGGTTGcaatcttattttttattaattgagcTCACCTGGTTTACGCTGTCCTTGGAAGTATCTTCGGAACTTTCCTCGTACCGTTTTGTTCTGCGACGGTAAAAAATTGGTCCTTTCCCGAGCCACGGACTGTCCAGAACTTTATTTTGCGGAGTGTTTCTGCTGGTTCTCACGTCTCGTTTCTCCTCGACGGTTCTAATGATTGTTTGCAGATCATTGTGAACGGAAGCGCTTTGTTGGTGTAAAAAATTTGATCGATTCCTATACTCGTCTCGCACGAATTGCTTACTAGATTCGTTGTCGTTTTCGTTTGAACTGGCTGATGATGAAAAATCTTTAGAATGCGCCGGAATATTGTTGACCGGTTCGAATGCGCTGTTTCGTTTCCGATTTCGATTGATCGAGGACAAATCCAATATATCAGATGTTTGTTTTATCTTTTGGCGGTATAGATTCGACGATAAACGATCTATCGGCATCAAGGAAGGTATCGGCTTAACAAGCTTTTCATTCCTTAAAAAGGAAGTCATTGTATATATACCGCTttcttgatgatgatgatgatgatgtcgaACTGGATAATTAGCACTTAGCGGAGGACTTGATTGATTTGTCAGATTCAATATGGAACAGTCTTCTCTTGGTATTTTATGCATTGATTGTAAAATACTCGAGTTTGTCAAATTCGACAGCGTTCCATTCGTAcgattattcatatgtatatcgtcTCTTACTTTCAACTTATCTGTATCAAAATTGTGATCGTTTGTATTGAGCGATATCGTTTTATGGTTGTAATCTAATGCATTTTGTATAACTGtcgattttgtattatttccaTGTATACTATCGTTCAATACACTTTTCTGTAGGAAAAGTTTCTCTCTGTCTACTATCAAGCTTTCTATATAtgctttattgtaatttaaacctAATGAACTGTTCGTTTTGGTCAAATTgttatataaattgtttttactACTACTATTTTTAGCTGCATTGCTATTTTCTATAAACGATTCCAAATTTAAATATCTGCTTTCGTCGATTTTAGTCGCATCTATGgtgtttttttccttttgttttaTATTGGAAATAATCGTATCGTCCGATATGTCCGACTTGATAATAATGTCTCGGTCTTTCGTCGGTCCATTCATGCCCTTTACGTCTGTTATGTCCACGTGAACTTTCAAAGCTTGAGAGAGTGATAAAAAGTCTTCCACGTGTTCAGGTAAAACGCTGACTTCTCcgctatatatgtattgtagcaAAGCTTCCACTATGTGATAGGAAAAATCGGCAAATACTATCGTTGTGGGAATATCGTCGCTCGGTCTCGATAGTAGGAGTGcctgttgattaaaaataacatacaaattatgaaaattataataaatgttaaaaattgcATTAGAAAGAACTATGTAgctgtatttattttatgtttgcatGAACATAGAttcattttgtatattttttttttataatttcgtttAAAACTTTTCAACcctaaaaactaaaaatatatctatggatgactttatattaaaaaaaaatcaatatattacaaataaccatcgatctaattgaagtatttaaaatcataaataaccattacaattgtTTTATGATAAACCGTCTTACGTTTAACAACAACATTTAACTGAGAGATCATTACACTCAAGCTCCAACAAGACATtaacttcaaaataattagagaatcatTCTTTTCAATTAGAGTGGTTTAAATTTGGAATAGTTTATCAAGGAATTGGTAACTTTTAGTAacttaaacctttttaaaaaaaacttgatgAATTCCTTCAAATTAATCGGGttttgtagttcttcctttTTATAAAgtcaatcttttttttgttttattttcatctatttTGAGTGACTGATATTTTCTTTGTTGgttcttattttcattttatttttttttatttttttcaatgtctaatttaatatttgatttctgtACTTATCTGCACTTGATTTCTGTACTGTCTtattatcaaaccccttgggtccatcggctttgcTATtattcccaagtattcttaaataaataaatattgttttactttgaacatatgtgtgtattatgtattatagcCGCCTTACAATATTGAACTTTTATTTAGTcaagattttatattttacaagaaCTTAAGTGCGGTCAAAACAGAAGATGAAATACGTGATCGCACTCACGGTTATGAATACTGTCAATGTCCCAGaattgaactacatatgtacatacatatgtaggtagagaACAGGTTTACGTCGACATTATATATTGCTACCCAATATGGGTttcaaaaatgtcaaaaatataaataaaatgactataaaattattttaacatataaatataaacttctttatttcattgaaaataaaattaaactcacCCTTATGAAAGGACTGGCAGTAGACAAGACCAATCTGTGAGCCCAAAAGTGTCTTCCACCACACAGTATGCTAACATCGCACCATCTTCGCGACAATACTGCCTCTGAAAGCCATCTTCCAATGACCATTTCTTCCATCTCTATCAAAAGATCACATCTGTggacgataaaaaaaatagttataaatagTGCTCATTCATTTTGAATACATCGATTATTGTTGGATAAATCTTTTGTGCAAAATCAAATTGAGAATTTCATACAGCGAATATAAGAGTTACTGGCAGTGTGCATAgtctataaatattcaaatttgcaCAATTGATTTGCGATTGTATTGATTGAAGAAGTAAATTTACTACACGAAATTTCctgattatatttttcattaaaacagcagcatagatcaatggtgagcgtgtaatgctttcaattgtgtggtcacagtTTCAATCCCTgatcagaccttggatatgtgagaccaaagtcgatcgtttcttatcatagtttgccaatttatctgatttcattaaaacggttccaacaaattgttaATCCTGTCCCATTTAtggcaaaatttgagtttacagcatTTTGAATTCGCTGATTTACAAAATGCTACAAAATTTGCCCAATGATACCTATATGGTTGTTAATCGATCTTTGTGATTGGCCTtaagtaattattttaatacttacatatgtagaatgtttaaccatagatgtcgtgtaaaataaaatagaatatctaatttgaaaatatatattggatgtatacctacatatttgagACTATTGTTATCAATATTATCATATAGAATACtgcgtatataatataatggataTACTTTATACTATATGTACTTTAACATTAGTACGTACCTGCGTGTATATTGTTGCAAATT from Arctopsyche grandis isolate Sample6627 chromosome 1, ASM5162203v2, whole genome shotgun sequence includes the following:
- the LOC143913740 gene encoding uncharacterized protein LOC143913740 is translated as MEEMVIGRWLSEAVLSRRWCDVSILCGGRHFWAHRLVLSTASPFIRALLLSRPSDDIPTTIVFADFSYHIVEALLQYIYSGEVSVLPEHVEDFLSLSQALKVHVDITDVKGMNGPTKDRDIIIKSDISDDTIISNIKQKEKNTIDATKIDESRYLNLESFIENSNAAKNSSSKNNLYNNLTKTNSSLGLNYNKAYIESLIVDREKLFLQKSVLNDSIHGNNTKSTVIQNALDYNHKTISLNTNDHNFDTDKLKVRDDIHMNNRTNGTLSNLTNSSILQSMHKIPREDCSILNLTNQSSPPLSANYPVRHHHHHHQESGIYTMTSFLRNEKLVKPIPSLMPIDRLSSNLYRQKIKQTSDILDLSSINRNRKRNSAFEPVNNIPAHSKDFSSSASSNENDNESSKQFVRDEYRNRSNFLHQQSASVHNDLQTIIRTVEEKRDVRTSRNTPQNKVLDSPWLGKGPIFYRRRTKRYEESSEDTSKDSVNQVPEAEWRPTETTGSSSDPATESPPAKSAINDDNNNTFANDQKTTTPPEDAEEDDDACATKCPSCSKMFTSRATLAAHVASHASRARYRCDQCDKSFSQLRNYKYHVSVHKGTKEFAATCNVCGKYFNDRGYLSSHMKIHRNRKEYQCPHCPKSFNQRVAYNMHVRIHTGVKPHQCEACGKAFSRKMLLKQHARTHSGEKPYACSSCGKRFADRSNMTLHMRLHSGVKPFSCNLCPKSFTKKHHLKTHLNYHTGDKPYACAKCGLTFSQSSNMRTHMKKCSATPTSDDSLLKVNETL